A window of the Budorcas taxicolor isolate Tak-1 chromosome 8, Takin1.1, whole genome shotgun sequence genome harbors these coding sequences:
- the HAND2 gene encoding heart- and neural crest derivatives-expressed protein 2, with product MSLVGGFPHHPVVHHEGYPFAAAAAAAAAAAASRCSHEENPYFHGWLIGHPEMSPPDYSMALSYSPEYASGAASLDHSHYGGVPPGAGPPGLGGPRPVKRRGTANRKERRRTQSINSAFAELRECIPNVPADTKLSKIKTLRLATSYIAYLMDLLAKDDQNGEAEAFKAEIKKTDVKEEKRKKELNEILKSTVSSNDKKTKGRTGWPQHVWALELKQ from the exons ATGAGTCTGGTGGGAGGCTTCCCCCACCACCCGGTGGTGCATCATGAGGGCTATCCgttcgccgccgccgccgccgctgctgccgcCGCGGCCGCCAGTCGCTGCAGCCACGAGGAGAACCCCTACTTCCACGGCTGGCTCATCGGCCACCCCGAGATGTCGCCCCCCGATTACAGCATGGCCCTGTCCTACAGCCCCGAGTACGCCAGCGGCGCCGCCAGCCTGGACCACTCCCATTACGGGGGGGTGCCGCCGGGCGCTGGGCCCCCAGGCCTGGGGGGGCCGCGCCCGGTGAAGCGCCGGGGCACCGCCAACCGCAAGGAGCGGCGTAGGACTCAGAGCATCAACAGCGCCTTCGCAGAGCTGCGCGAGTGCATCCCCAACGTGCCCGCCGACACCAAGCTCTCCAAGATCAAGACTCTGCGCCTGGCCACCAGCTACATCGCCTACCTCATGGACCTGCTGGCCAAGGACGACCAGAACGGCGAGGCGGAGGCCTTCAAGGCAGAGATCAAGAAGACagatgtgaaagaagagaagaggaagaaggagctG AATGAAATCTTGAAAAGCACAGTAAGCAGCAACGACAAGAAAACCAAAGGCCGGACGGGGTGGCCTCAGCACGTCTGGGCCCTGGAGCTCAAGcagtga